The following proteins are co-located in the Rheinheimera salexigens genome:
- a CDS encoding peptidoglycan DD-metalloendopeptidase family protein, producing MHHLVTKIPKPHRVLIVGISVMLSITLLLPSEQAAASKGTKSAALEIGKRYSLDLPQTAEDIAEEQAIASLPELPEEDHSLNWATLQVQKGDVLSALFKKANVSQQTMLNILALGTQAKTLTRLFPGEQLEFGLDQTGELQELRYALNHLTTLRISRDVDGKFIAEELKKEVELRSQFSSAEIRSNFWSAGIESGLSEAQIMNLAGIFGWDVDFGLDIRAGDSFSVLYETQFVDGEFIGNGNIIAAQFQNQGHLYQAVRHTDGNYYKPDGASMRQAFLRAPVSFQYVSSNFNPRRLHPVLKTVRPHNGVDYVAPTGTPIMAAGDGRVIASAYNNLNGNYVFIQHANNIVTKYLHLSKRQVSKGEKVRQGQTLGRLGATGRVTGAHLHYEFLLDGVHRNPRTIKLPQATPLQGNEKQLFTQQAQQILAQLHTNERVLLAKTAAEPTAAP from the coding sequence ATGCATCATTTAGTCACTAAAATTCCCAAGCCCCACCGCGTATTAATTGTCGGCATTTCGGTGATGCTGTCTATTACTTTACTATTACCCTCTGAACAAGCCGCTGCCTCTAAAGGCACTAAAAGCGCAGCTTTAGAAATTGGTAAACGTTATAGCTTAGATTTACCGCAAACAGCGGAAGATATTGCTGAAGAACAAGCGATTGCTAGCCTACCGGAGTTACCAGAAGAAGATCACTCGTTGAACTGGGCAACTTTGCAGGTACAAAAAGGTGATGTGCTTTCTGCATTATTTAAAAAAGCCAATGTCAGCCAGCAAACTATGTTAAATATTTTAGCATTAGGCACACAAGCTAAAACCTTAACTCGGTTATTTCCTGGCGAACAATTAGAGTTTGGCTTAGACCAAACAGGTGAATTACAAGAATTACGCTATGCCTTAAATCACTTAACCACCTTACGTATTAGCCGTGATGTAGATGGTAAATTTATTGCTGAAGAGTTGAAAAAAGAAGTTGAGCTACGCAGCCAATTTTCAAGTGCAGAAATTCGCAGTAATTTTTGGAGTGCAGGCATAGAGTCGGGATTATCTGAAGCCCAGATTATGAATTTAGCTGGAATTTTTGGATGGGATGTCGATTTTGGTTTAGATATCCGTGCTGGCGATAGCTTTAGCGTGTTATACGAAACCCAATTTGTCGATGGTGAGTTTATTGGCAATGGCAATATTATTGCTGCCCAGTTTCAAAACCAAGGCCATTTATATCAAGCAGTTCGTCACACTGATGGCAACTACTACAAGCCTGATGGTGCTAGCATGCGCCAAGCATTCTTACGTGCGCCAGTCAGCTTTCAATATGTAAGCTCTAACTTTAACCCGCGCCGGTTGCATCCCGTTTTAAAAACCGTACGCCCTCATAATGGTGTTGATTATGTGGCCCCTACAGGCACGCCTATTATGGCCGCTGGTGATGGTCGTGTTATCGCTTCTGCTTACAACAATTTAAATGGTAACTATGTGTTTATTCAACATGCCAATAATATTGTGACTAAATATTTGCACTTATCTAAGCGCCAAGTAAGTAAAGGTGAAAAGGTTCGTCAGGGCCAAACTCTGGGCCGTTTAGGTGCAACTGGTCGCGTTACCGGCGCTCACTTACATTATGAATTTTTATTAGATGGTGTGCATCGTAATCCGCGCACAATTAAGCTGCCACAGGCTACCCCATTACAAGGTAACGAAAAGCAATTATTTACCCAACAAGCCCAGCAGATTTTAGCCCAGTTACACACTAACGAGCGAGTATTGTTAGCGAAAACAGCAGCAGAGCCTACAGCAGCACCATAA
- the tyrS gene encoding tyrosine--tRNA ligase — MADWELALAELKRGCEEILLEEELIAKLKEGKPLKIKAGFDPTAPDLHLGHTVLINKLRTFQQLGHEIIFLIGDFTGSIGDPSGKNVTRKPLSHAEVLANAETYKEQVFKILDADKTRVAFNSEWMDKLGAAGMIKLASRQTVARMLERDDFKKRYANNQSIAIHEFLYPLVQGWDSVALQADVEMGGTDQRFNLLMGRELQKDEGQRPQTVMMVPLLEGLDGVQKMSKSLGNYVGITDAPNDMFGKIMSISDSLMWRYYDLLSFKPIEQIAGLKQQVADGANPRDIKILLAKEIIARFHTEADAEAAHQDFIQRFTKNALPDEIPEQSISCEAASMAIANVLKEAGLVASTSEAIRMIKQGAVKLNGEDKITDPKLEIAKGSSDIYQVGKRKFAKISLV; from the coding sequence ATGGCGGACTGGGAGCTAGCTTTAGCGGAATTAAAGCGCGGTTGCGAAGAAATTTTGCTTGAAGAAGAGCTTATTGCCAAATTAAAGGAAGGCAAGCCACTGAAAATAAAGGCTGGCTTTGACCCTACGGCACCTGATCTGCATTTAGGTCATACCGTATTAATTAATAAATTACGTACCTTTCAGCAGCTAGGTCATGAAATCATATTCTTAATTGGTGATTTTACTGGCTCTATCGGTGATCCAAGCGGTAAAAACGTTACGCGCAAGCCACTGAGCCATGCAGAAGTATTAGCTAACGCTGAAACCTATAAAGAACAAGTGTTTAAAATCCTTGATGCTGATAAAACGCGGGTGGCGTTTAATTCTGAGTGGATGGATAAGTTAGGCGCAGCCGGCATGATTAAATTAGCATCACGGCAAACTGTTGCCAGAATGCTTGAGCGTGACGACTTTAAAAAACGCTACGCCAATAATCAATCTATTGCCATCCACGAGTTCTTATATCCATTAGTTCAAGGTTGGGATTCTGTAGCCCTGCAAGCGGATGTTGAAATGGGCGGTACCGACCAGCGCTTTAATTTATTAATGGGCCGCGAGTTACAAAAAGATGAAGGTCAACGGCCACAAACCGTGATGATGGTACCTTTGCTAGAAGGCTTAGACGGCGTACAAAAAATGTCGAAGTCGTTAGGCAACTATGTCGGTATTACCGATGCACCAAACGATATGTTTGGTAAGATTATGTCTATCTCTGACAGCTTAATGTGGCGTTACTACGATTTGCTTAGCTTTAAGCCTATAGAACAGATAGCGGGATTAAAGCAGCAAGTTGCAGACGGTGCTAACCCCAGAGATATTAAAATTCTATTAGCTAAAGAAATTATTGCGCGTTTTCACACTGAAGCTGATGCTGAAGCAGCGCATCAAGACTTTATTCAGCGTTTTACCAAAAATGCGTTGCCGGATGAAATACCTGAACAAAGTATTAGCTGTGAAGCTGCCAGTATGGCCATTGCAAATGTATTAAAAGAAGCTGGTTTAGTGGCAAGTACGTCTGAAGCTATTCGGATGATTAAGCAAGGTGCGGTTAAACTTAACGGTGAAGATAAAATCACTGATCCTAAGTTAGAAATTGCTAAAGGCTCAAGTGATATTTACCAAGTGGGTAAACGTAAGTTCGCAAAAATCTCTTTAGTTTAA
- the acnA gene encoding aconitate hydratase AcnA: protein MTTSAHFAKKLSVGGKEYQYYSLATASADFGDIDRLPFSLKVLLENLLRHLDGDNVSVDDIKALVDWQKTGHSEREIAYSPARVLMQDFTGVPAVVDLAAMRAAVAELGEDPTKVNPLTPVDLVIDHSVMVDSYANPEAFQRNVEMEMQRNHERYSFLRWGATAFNNFRVVPPGTGICHQVNLEYLGQTVWTNNDTDTPTLYPDTLVGTDSHTTMINALGILGWGVGGIEAEAAMLGQPVSMTIPEVIGFEFVGKLQPGITATDLVLTVTQLLRKHGVVGKFVEFYGDGLDMLSLADRATIANMAPEYGATCGFFPVDQVTLDYLALTGRDQTLINKVKTYTQTQGLWREKGHTPIFTDSLRLDLSDVVPSLAGPKRPQDRVTLSGLKRHCNDMLALDIDADKESRKALLNEGGGQPQASHVVDHDIEHAGEQFKLKNNAVVIAAITSCTNTSNPSVLMAAGLLAQKALAKGLKRQPWVKSSLAPGSKVVTRYLEQAGLMAPLEQLGFHLVGYGCTTCIGNSGPLADVIEQKISSADLNVSAVLSGNRNFEGRIHPFVKSNWLASPPLVVAFALAGTIDIDLTKDPLGEDQQGNPVYLQDIWPDNAEVAAAVSQVQTSMFTKEYAAVFTGDDAWKNINVPKERTYPWPESTYIRHPDFFQGLSRKPAAIEDIVDARLLALLGDSVTTDHISPAGSISDTSPAGIYLQQQGVGTVDFNSYGSRRGNHEVMVRGTFANVRIRNEMVPEEEGGVTRHYPSGDKLAIYDAAMRYRQQGAPMVVVAGKEYGTGSSRDWAAKGTLMLGVRAVITESYERIHRSNLIGMGVLPLQFLAGTDRKTLKLKGDERFSIRGLNNLKPKQKLTVFITYADDSQQEIEVVCRIDTGNELSYYQHGGILHYVLRNMIGSA, encoded by the coding sequence ATGACAACATCAGCTCACTTCGCGAAAAAACTCAGTGTCGGTGGTAAAGAATACCAGTATTATAGTTTAGCTACCGCCAGTGCGGATTTTGGCGATATTGATCGGTTACCTTTTTCGTTAAAAGTATTATTAGAAAACTTACTACGTCATCTTGATGGTGACAACGTTAGTGTTGACGATATAAAAGCCTTAGTTGATTGGCAAAAAACGGGACACTCAGAACGAGAAATCGCTTACAGCCCAGCACGCGTATTAATGCAAGACTTTACCGGTGTACCTGCAGTTGTAGATTTGGCGGCGATGCGAGCGGCTGTTGCCGAGTTAGGCGAAGATCCTACTAAAGTTAACCCTTTAACCCCCGTTGATTTAGTTATTGACCACTCGGTTATGGTAGACAGTTATGCTAATCCTGAAGCATTTCAGCGCAACGTAGAAATGGAAATGCAACGTAACCATGAGCGTTATTCTTTTTTACGCTGGGGTGCGACTGCCTTTAATAATTTTAGAGTTGTACCACCGGGTACCGGTATTTGTCACCAAGTTAACTTAGAGTATTTAGGTCAAACGGTATGGACCAATAACGATACTGATACACCAACGCTATATCCTGATACTTTAGTAGGTACAGACTCGCATACCACTATGATTAATGCCTTAGGTATTCTAGGCTGGGGCGTGGGTGGTATTGAAGCTGAAGCCGCTATGTTAGGGCAACCTGTTTCAATGACCATACCTGAAGTAATAGGTTTTGAGTTTGTTGGCAAGTTGCAGCCAGGTATTACAGCAACTGACTTAGTGTTAACCGTTACTCAGTTGCTGCGTAAGCATGGTGTGGTAGGTAAGTTTGTTGAGTTTTATGGCGATGGCTTAGATATGCTATCACTTGCTGATAGAGCCACTATTGCAAACATGGCGCCAGAATATGGGGCGACTTGTGGTTTCTTTCCTGTTGACCAAGTAACGTTAGATTATTTAGCCTTAACTGGACGGGATCAAACGTTAATAAATAAAGTTAAAACTTATACGCAAACTCAAGGTTTATGGCGAGAAAAAGGCCATACCCCTATTTTTACCGATAGTTTACGCCTTGATTTGTCAGATGTTGTACCTTCACTAGCCGGCCCAAAAAGACCACAAGATCGAGTCACTTTGTCTGGTTTAAAACGGCACTGCAATGACATGCTGGCTTTAGATATCGATGCCGATAAAGAAAGCCGTAAAGCCTTGTTAAATGAAGGTGGTGGTCAGCCGCAAGCAAGTCATGTTGTGGATCATGATATAGAGCACGCGGGTGAGCAATTTAAATTAAAAAATAATGCCGTGGTAATCGCCGCTATTACCTCTTGTACTAATACCTCTAATCCTAGTGTGTTGATGGCGGCGGGTTTATTAGCGCAAAAAGCTTTAGCTAAAGGCTTAAAACGTCAGCCTTGGGTTAAAAGCTCATTAGCACCAGGATCTAAAGTCGTCACTCGGTATTTAGAGCAAGCCGGTTTAATGGCACCTTTAGAGCAGTTAGGTTTCCATTTAGTGGGTTATGGTTGTACCACTTGTATTGGTAACTCTGGTCCTTTGGCCGATGTTATTGAGCAGAAAATCAGTTCAGCCGACTTAAACGTTTCTGCAGTATTATCGGGTAACCGTAACTTTGAAGGTCGGATCCATCCGTTTGTAAAATCAAACTGGCTAGCATCACCGCCATTAGTCGTTGCTTTTGCTTTAGCAGGTACTATTGATATTGATCTAACTAAAGATCCGTTAGGCGAAGATCAGCAAGGTAATCCGGTTTATCTACAAGATATTTGGCCAGATAATGCTGAAGTAGCCGCTGCAGTGAGTCAAGTTCAAACCAGTATGTTTACTAAAGAGTATGCAGCAGTATTTACCGGCGATGACGCTTGGAAAAATATTAATGTGCCTAAAGAGAGAACATATCCTTGGCCGGAGTCTACCTATATACGCCATCCTGATTTCTTCCAGGGCTTAAGTCGCAAGCCTGCTGCAATAGAAGATATTGTAGATGCGCGTTTATTAGCACTGTTAGGCGACTCAGTGACAACGGATCATATTTCACCCGCTGGCTCTATTAGTGACACTAGCCCTGCAGGTATATATTTACAGCAGCAAGGCGTTGGGACGGTTGATTTTAACTCTTATGGCTCACGCCGTGGTAACCATGAAGTCATGGTAAGAGGTACTTTTGCCAACGTTCGTATTCGTAATGAAATGGTACCTGAAGAAGAGGGTGGCGTAACCCGGCATTATCCATCAGGTGATAAGCTGGCTATTTATGATGCAGCTATGCGTTATCGCCAGCAGGGAGCACCAATGGTTGTCGTGGCGGGTAAAGAGTATGGCACAGGCTCATCACGTGACTGGGCAGCTAAAGGTACTTTAATGCTTGGTGTACGCGCAGTTATTACTGAGTCTTATGAGCGGATCCACCGTTCTAACTTAATCGGCATGGGTGTTTTACCTTTACAGTTCCTTGCGGGAACAGATCGTAAAACATTAAAACTAAAAGGCGATGAGCGCTTTAGTATTCGCGGTCTTAATAATTTAAAACCGAAACAAAAGCTAACAGTTTTTATTACTTATGCAGATGATTCACAGCAAGAAATAGAGGTTGTTTGCCGGATAGATACCGGTAATGAGCTTTCGTATTACCAGCATGGTGGCATTTTACATTATGTGTTACGAAATATGATAGGTAGTGCATAA
- a CDS encoding mechanosensitive ion channel family protein, translated as MSEQLLKFQQDAMLLLQQTNLWWQIGFIVLSAIITFTLNHYLQRKLHQNAQAISGLRRMAVRGSQRMLWPFTLAILLAISNAILKHQGLPHSVINFLMPIVLALGVIRILLYILRKAFIASALAKTSETAIAIIIWLIVILHLTDFLTPLLTAMDSLAFTLGESKVSLLAVLKLILVIIFAFTFAIWLAELLNQRLKRSKHISPSMQVGFSKFSKVFLITLAFLIALNAVGINLSSLAIFGGALGVGLGFGLQRIASNFISGFILVLDRSIKPGDVISVGDNFGWVHELKARYVVVRNREGVDTLIPNENLITSEVINWSYDDRNVRLKIVVRVSYNDDPEQAMAIMLRCANKSIRVLASPEPTVMLKSFAENGIEIELRVWIGDPEYGEDTVKSDIHVAIWRAFKEAKITIPYPQRELHIRSDNVFLPKE; from the coding sequence ATGTCTGAGCAGTTATTAAAGTTCCAACAAGATGCCATGCTGTTGCTGCAGCAAACTAATTTATGGTGGCAAATTGGTTTTATTGTTTTATCTGCCATTATCACTTTTACCCTAAATCATTATCTGCAGCGCAAGCTACATCAAAATGCCCAAGCTATTTCTGGTTTGCGTCGTATGGCCGTTCGTGGTTCGCAACGTATGTTATGGCCTTTTACCTTAGCGATTCTTTTAGCTATAAGTAATGCGATATTAAAACATCAAGGTCTACCGCACTCGGTAATTAACTTCTTAATGCCAATAGTATTGGCGTTAGGCGTCATCCGCATCCTGCTGTATATCTTACGTAAAGCTTTTATTGCCAGTGCCTTAGCAAAAACCTCTGAAACCGCAATTGCTATTATCATTTGGCTGATTGTTATTCTGCACTTAACTGACTTTTTAACCCCACTGCTTACCGCTATGGATAGCTTAGCTTTTACCTTAGGTGAGAGTAAAGTATCTCTTTTAGCCGTGCTTAAACTTATTTTAGTCATTATATTCGCTTTTACTTTTGCTATTTGGTTAGCCGAATTACTTAATCAACGCCTAAAACGCTCTAAGCATATAAGCCCAAGTATGCAGGTAGGTTTTAGTAAATTTAGCAAAGTGTTTTTAATTACCTTAGCCTTTTTAATTGCCTTAAATGCGGTAGGCATTAACTTAAGTTCACTCGCCATTTTTGGTGGTGCTTTAGGTGTCGGTCTGGGTTTTGGTTTGCAACGTATTGCTTCCAACTTTATCAGTGGCTTTATTTTAGTGTTAGACCGTTCAATTAAACCAGGAGATGTTATTTCTGTCGGTGATAACTTTGGTTGGGTACACGAGTTAAAAGCGCGTTATGTGGTGGTGCGTAATCGTGAGGGCGTTGATACCTTAATTCCTAACGAAAATTTAATTACCTCTGAAGTAATTAACTGGAGTTATGACGACCGTAATGTGCGCTTAAAAATCGTGGTTAGAGTTAGCTATAATGATGATCCAGAACAAGCGATGGCCATTATGCTGCGCTGTGCCAATAAATCGATACGCGTTTTGGCAAGCCCTGAGCCCACCGTTATGCTGAAAAGCTTTGCAGAAAATGGTATTGAGATTGAATTGCGAGTTTGGATTGGCGACCCAGAATATGGCGAAGATACCGTTAAGTCAGATATTCATGTCGCAATTTGGCGTGCTTTTAAAGAAGCTAAAATAACCATTCCTTATCCTCAACGGGAATTACATATTCGTTCAGATAACGTTTTTCTACCTAAAGAATAA